A section of the Pristiophorus japonicus isolate sPriJap1 chromosome 4, sPriJap1.hap1, whole genome shotgun sequence genome encodes:
- the LOC139263096 gene encoding nucleophosmin-like: MEDCELDSAAPLRPQSFLFGCELKADEKEFKMEVDDDDSEHQLSLRTVCLGTGANDDLHLVEAEGLNFEGKNTKVTLAALKLSVQPTVSLGGFEIAPPVTFRLKSGAGPVYISGQHLIALDDDDLDSDEEDDSMLENGMKQALKRPAAGASIIMRKKMKVEDDDDDDEEDEDDEEDDDEEEVVAPVKKQKTPVKGAPGPKGTPNQNGKTPAKSTPAANKQSKTPESKKASSKPQTPKTPKGPMAFDEIVAKLKASVEKGMGLPKLEPKFINYIKHGFRTEDPKIIKELWAWRQTVEGK, encoded by the exons ATGGAGGACTGCGAGTTAGACAGCGCGGCGCCCCTGCGGCCACAGAGCTTCCTGTTCG GTTGTGAGCTCAAGGCAGATGAGAAAGAATTCAAGATGGAGGTTGACGACGATGATTCTGAGCATCAGCTTTCCTTGAGGACG GTTTGTCTTGGCACTGGTGCCAATGATGACTTGCACCTGGTAGAAGCAGAAGGCTTAAATTTTGAAGGCAAGAACACGAAAGTCACATTGGCAGCTCTGAAGTTGTCAGTCCAGCCCACA gttAGTTTGGGCGGATTTGAAATCGCACCACCTGTGACGTTCAGACTCAAATCTGGAGCAGGACCTGTGTACATCAGTGGGCAACACCTCATTG CATTGGACGATGATGATTTGGATTCTGACGAAGAGGACGACAGCATGTTGGAGAACGGCATGAAACAAGCGCTAAAACGACCAGCTGCTGGGGCGTCCATAATAATGCGG AAAAAAATGAAAgtggaagatgatgatgatgatgacga ggaggatgaggatgatgaagaggatgaCGATGAAGAGGAGGTGGTGGCCCCTGTAAAAAAG CAGAAAACTCCGGTGAAGGGTGCTCCTGGACCGAAGGGGACTCCCAACCAGAATGGCAAAACACCGGCCAAATCCACGCCTGCAGCAAACAAGCAGTCAAAG ACACCAGAATCCAAAAAAGCCAGCAGTAAACCACAGACACCCAAGACCCCAAAGGGACCGATGGCATTTGACGAAATCGTGGCAAAATTGAAGGCTTCAGTGGAAAAA GGTATGGGCCTGCCCAAGTTGGAGCCTAAGTTTATCAACTACATTAAACATGGCTTCAGGACAGAGGACCCAAAG ATCATCAAGGAACTTTGGGCATGGAGGCAAACCGTGGAAGGGAAGTAG